A portion of the Acidisarcina polymorpha genome contains these proteins:
- the motA gene encoding flagellar motor stator protein MotA, which yields MFAIIGIVLVFGAVIGGFMMEKGHLAVLVQPAEVLIIVGAAVGTLLTANPLHILKQIIGALLGTIGSSKFGKVRYISSLTMMFELLNKVRRGGLLSIEGDIEKPEESEIFKKYPEFLKDHHVCHFVCDTMRMIVTGGVDPFDMDQMMELDMDVCHHGASAPITALSTVADALPGLGIVAAVLGVVITMGALSGPPEELGKKVAAALVGTFLGILLCYGVVGPLSSNMTKATEEEHTYVHMLRVLMLASMKGNAPQTVVEIARRSIPLHVRPTFEELEAACRGESAAPAATEKEAA from the coding sequence GTGTTTGCCATAATCGGTATCGTGTTAGTGTTCGGGGCCGTCATAGGCGGCTTCATGATGGAGAAGGGACACTTGGCCGTGCTGGTGCAGCCGGCCGAGGTCTTGATCATCGTCGGCGCCGCAGTGGGCACGCTGCTGACTGCCAACCCGTTGCACATCCTCAAACAGATCATTGGCGCCCTGCTGGGGACAATCGGCAGCTCCAAGTTCGGCAAGGTCCGCTACATCTCCTCGCTGACCATGATGTTCGAACTGCTCAACAAGGTCCGCCGCGGCGGTCTACTCTCGATTGAAGGCGATATTGAGAAACCGGAAGAGAGCGAGATCTTCAAGAAATATCCGGAGTTCCTGAAGGATCATCACGTCTGCCACTTTGTCTGCGACACGATGCGCATGATCGTCACCGGAGGAGTTGACCCCTTCGACATGGACCAGATGATGGAGCTGGATATGGATGTCTGCCATCATGGCGCCTCTGCGCCGATCACCGCGCTTTCGACGGTCGCGGATGCGTTGCCGGGTCTCGGGATTGTCGCTGCGGTGCTCGGCGTGGTCATTACCATGGGCGCCTTGAGTGGTCCGCCGGAAGAGTTGGGGAAAAAGGTTGCAGCAGCCTTGGTCGGCACATTCCTAGGAATTCTGTTGTGTTATGGAGTCGTTGGTCCGCTGAGCTCGAATATGACCAAGGCCACCGAGGAAGAACACACTTACGTGCACATGCTACGAGTCCTGATGCTGGCCTCGATGAAAGGAAATGCACCGCAGACCGTGGTTGAGATTGCTCGCCGATCTATTCCGCTCCATGTCCGGCCGACGTTCGAGGAATTGGAAGCAGCTTGCCGAGGTGAGTCGGCAGCGCCGGCCGCAACCGAAAAAGAGGCCGCCTAG
- a CDS encoding flagellar motor protein MotB, producing MAKPTIIIIKRGKGHAGHHGGAWKVAYADFVTAMMALFIVLWLLNTSEHTKKVVAGYFNDPLGKSTEVGSDKSGSGEALPFTKENIEKLKEQLERQIHQTVNLKDLSKQVEMTVTPEGLRIELLESKDGTFFDLGGTTLKPDGKDMLNLLADKLSTVPNRVSIEGHTDSQPFSGAKLYSNWELSEDRANVARRLMQHPGGLRENQVSQVRGFANQRLRMPAAPFDPSNRRVSLIVQYLTPADLPAQSAAAVPSPNTNPTPSSATVPAKTPGSKPTAGH from the coding sequence ATGGCTAAGCCGACCATTATCATCATTAAGCGCGGGAAAGGGCATGCCGGCCACCATGGCGGGGCCTGGAAGGTCGCCTATGCCGACTTCGTCACCGCGATGATGGCTCTCTTTATCGTGTTATGGCTCTTGAATACTAGCGAGCACACCAAGAAAGTTGTTGCCGGTTATTTCAACGATCCGCTAGGCAAGTCGACCGAAGTTGGATCCGACAAGTCGGGATCGGGCGAGGCACTCCCCTTTACCAAGGAAAATATAGAAAAACTGAAGGAGCAGCTGGAGCGGCAGATCCATCAGACGGTCAACTTAAAGGACCTTTCCAAACAAGTCGAGATGACTGTCACTCCGGAAGGACTTCGGATCGAGCTGCTCGAATCCAAGGACGGGACTTTTTTTGATCTTGGAGGGACAACGCTCAAGCCGGACGGCAAAGACATGCTGAATCTGCTGGCCGACAAGCTTTCCACCGTTCCCAACCGCGTCTCGATCGAAGGCCACACTGATTCTCAACCGTTCTCGGGTGCGAAGCTTTATTCCAATTGGGAGCTCTCCGAAGACCGGGCGAATGTGGCCCGCAGGCTCATGCAACATCCCGGAGGGCTGAGGGAGAATCAAGTCTCACAGGTGCGTGGTTTTGCCAACCAGCGATTACGTATGCCCGCCGCCCCTTTTGACCCGTCCAACCGGCGGGTCTCGCTGATCGTTCAATATCTCACCCCTGCCGACCTGCCCGCCCAGAGTGCTGCCGCAGTGCCGAGCCCGAACACGAACCCCACGCCAAGCTCGGCGACCGTGCCCGCGAAGACGCCGGGCAGCAAGCCAACCGCTGGGCATTAA
- a CDS encoding response regulator transcription factor: MNKIILADNQAIFRAGTAKVLAMEDDLRIIAQCPDSPRLYHAVNTFRGSVVIVACSLRADLAKVVEGARAVASRVILIAENNETPPEQITGTVQGLMYRDVTSAALIDCVRRVIRGERVIHAALPNTGDAIDDQVGARVRDRLTPKEMKIVALIVQGCKNREIGIRLGTTEQVIKNYLRSIYDKTGVSDRLELALFTIHHRILAEAAAAVGNQMEIHV; this comes from the coding sequence ATGAATAAGATTATTCTGGCTGATAACCAGGCTATTTTTCGTGCTGGGACTGCTAAAGTCCTGGCCATGGAAGACGATTTGCGGATCATCGCCCAATGTCCCGACAGCCCCAGGCTTTACCACGCCGTGAACACGTTTCGCGGCTCTGTCGTGATTGTCGCCTGCTCGCTTCGAGCTGATCTAGCGAAGGTCGTCGAAGGAGCCCGGGCAGTGGCCAGCCGGGTGATTCTGATTGCGGAGAACAATGAGACTCCTCCGGAGCAGATCACCGGGACGGTGCAAGGTCTGATGTATCGGGATGTAACCAGCGCAGCCCTGATCGATTGTGTGCGCCGGGTCATTCGCGGGGAGCGGGTGATTCATGCTGCCCTTCCCAACACCGGCGACGCCATCGACGACCAGGTAGGTGCGCGCGTCCGGGACCGGCTCACGCCGAAAGAAATGAAGATTGTCGCGCTCATCGTCCAAGGATGCAAGAACCGGGAGATCGGCATCCGTTTGGGGACCACGGAACAGGTGATTAAAAACTACCTGCGCAGCATTTACGACAAGACCGGAGTTTCCGACCGGCTCGAGTTGGCGCTTTTCACCATCCATCACCGGATATTGGCCGAGGCCGCAGCCGCGGTAGGAAACCAGATGGAGATCCACGTGTGA
- a CDS encoding FAD-dependent oxidoreductase translates to MGKPVILAVDDDISVLEAVVQDLRRQYGAGYRILRAGSGQAALDTCAQLVERGDSVALFLSDQRMPGMTGVELLEKAQLVFPEAKRALLTAYADTEAAIRAINSAKIHYYLTKPWDPPEERLYPVLDDLLGSWREGYKPPFEGLRVIGPRWSLKDHQVRDFLSRNQIPYEWLDPERSDEAQQLLVKYKLDEHKLPAVLFADGTSLVQPLQTELASKIGLHVTAERDFYDVVIVGAGLAGLAAAVYATSEGLRALLIEPEAPGGQAGSSSRIENYLGFPTGVSGAELAKRAFIQASRFGTEFLAQTATGIRSANQYHFVTLADGKEVSCRAALLAVGVNYRRLEIPGLDRFTGAGIYYGAAMTEAISCRDEEVFIVGGANSAGQAAMYFSKYARKVTMLVRGESLEKSMSKYLIDQIAGTSNIVVETRSHVVEACGEERLAAIRVSTADGESTRPASALFIFIGAAPNTGWLPEGVMRDPNGFILCGRDLMIEGRMPKSWKEDRQPYLLETSIPGVFAAGDVRHGSIKRAASAVGEGSISVQFMHQYLARF, encoded by the coding sequence ATGGGCAAGCCGGTAATCCTCGCGGTCGACGACGACATTAGCGTGCTCGAGGCGGTCGTACAAGACCTGCGCCGTCAATACGGCGCTGGCTATCGCATTCTTCGCGCCGGATCCGGGCAGGCAGCATTGGATACCTGCGCACAGTTAGTGGAGCGAGGCGACTCGGTAGCGCTCTTCCTCTCCGATCAGCGCATGCCGGGCATGACTGGAGTCGAGCTGCTCGAGAAAGCACAACTTGTCTTTCCCGAGGCCAAGCGGGCGCTGTTGACCGCCTATGCGGACACTGAGGCGGCCATCCGGGCGATCAACTCCGCGAAAATCCACTACTATCTCACCAAACCTTGGGATCCGCCCGAAGAACGGCTCTACCCCGTATTAGACGATCTCCTGGGCTCGTGGAGAGAGGGCTACAAGCCACCATTTGAAGGTTTGCGCGTGATCGGTCCCCGTTGGTCTTTGAAAGATCACCAGGTGAGGGATTTTCTGTCCCGCAACCAGATTCCGTATGAATGGCTGGATCCGGAACGTAGCGACGAGGCACAGCAGCTGCTGGTCAAATACAAGCTTGATGAGCACAAGCTTCCTGCAGTCCTGTTTGCGGATGGAACGTCGCTAGTTCAACCATTGCAAACTGAACTTGCTTCGAAGATCGGTCTGCATGTCACCGCGGAAAGGGATTTCTACGACGTCGTCATCGTAGGGGCGGGGTTGGCAGGGTTGGCTGCGGCGGTCTACGCGACGTCGGAGGGTTTGCGGGCCCTGCTAATCGAGCCGGAAGCTCCCGGAGGACAGGCTGGCAGCAGCTCTCGGATTGAAAACTATCTGGGATTTCCGACCGGAGTGAGCGGAGCCGAGTTGGCCAAACGCGCGTTCATTCAAGCATCCCGCTTTGGAACCGAGTTCCTCGCCCAGACTGCGACCGGTATTCGCAGCGCCAACCAATATCATTTTGTGACCCTCGCCGACGGCAAGGAAGTCTCTTGCCGCGCAGCGCTGCTAGCAGTCGGAGTCAACTATCGACGGCTCGAGATTCCCGGGCTCGACCGGTTCACCGGCGCCGGCATTTATTACGGAGCGGCGATGACTGAGGCGATCTCCTGCCGCGACGAGGAGGTTTTTATCGTTGGCGGAGCCAATTCCGCCGGCCAGGCGGCGATGTATTTCTCGAAATATGCCCGAAAAGTAACCATGCTGGTGCGGGGAGAGTCGCTCGAGAAGAGCATGTCGAAATACTTAATCGATCAGATTGCTGGTACATCCAACATAGTGGTTGAGACGAGATCGCATGTAGTTGAGGCATGCGGCGAGGAAAGATTGGCAGCGATTCGGGTTTCTACAGCGGACGGAGAGAGTACCAGGCCGGCCTCCGCGCTGTTCATTTTTATCGGAGCGGCGCCTAATACTGGATGGTTGCCCGAGGGAGTCATGCGCGATCCGAACGGGTTTATATTGTGTGGACGCGATCTCATGATCGAGGGCAGGATGCCGAAGAGTTGGAAGGAAGACCGACAGCCCTATCTTTTGGAGACCAGTATTCCTGGAGTATTCGCCGCGGGAGATGTCCGTCATGGTTCGATCAAGCGGGCAGCGTCCGCAGTAGGGGAGGGTTCCATTTCGGTGCAGTTTATGCACCAGTATCTGGCCAGGTTCTAA
- a CDS encoding protein kinase domain-containing protein: MDEKRRDRQDDLRNKGAGIRVPLPGESSSSGSTPGLDSPTLIDIPDRKISDLPGRRISSDAPTMLGVPATPRPASGPFNVYAGVPILEVGTVLGQRYEILHILGIGGMGAVYQARDLELSRIVAVKVIRPDLAGNQSIIDRFKQELILATQVTHKNVVRIYDLGESDGMKFITMEFVEGQDLRSLIQERTKLSPVEAVEIMQQVCRALEAAHAVGVIHRDLKPQNIMRDVNGRVVVMDFGLARTLGSDGMTQSGALVGTMEYMSPEQALAKELDQRSDIFSLGVIFYELLSGAIPFRADSALASLIKRTQERVVPVSELDDTIPAPLSAIVTRCLERDLAERYQTSAQLLADLEAWQGRRAISEAPPARKENAKQGLGKNAWLLIGSGVVAILLALAIGGYFVLRPAAKPETSTRGAAVNPAFTLAVLPLHNASGDPKLDWLGPYLADTLSTDIGQSEQLHTISSGRLHQVMSDLQVQPGTIVDADMLRHVVDLTGTDIAVSGQYVRLGDQIQIDASVRDFKHTRTVAVKATAASDRALPAAIDALADEVRKSLAFSSSEVNKLQNQAFKPTSQSLDALRDFNQGLELMRVGRNIEASSSFQSAVEADPQFALAYSALGQTRASLGHEADAQQSSRRAVELASSENLPQLESSLIAAAHATILDDSKKAIGIYESLAQSMPSNVDVQYALGTLYSDTGDYPKARAQFTKILEADPKNVIALWQLGIVEGQSGQPQAALDPLSKAEYLTIQTDNKEQHAMILLSMGITYRLLQKRDEALRYFDEAIAISEKIGQKRAVAAGLDETAQMQLDMGKSDEALANYKKALALFQQIGSNKEAGDALIDMAGVYQARDQNDQALQLFRQALQVERDAGDQNNEALCLNDIGDLHLAKGDTESAFTYFQQALQLGEKIEVPQRIAEPLQGLGSAYTMTGQYDQALSSLKRALDIWRSNGNALGVASTQSQMGLIFGYQARFGAAVDSIQSAVKGFEALGDKSTDAAMALVNLAEALGRAGRGDEAGPLLDQAESLAKELKNETLLASVQGTQGKTSLYIVETLPEPAHNSPLLSNPHPEGAVRTG, translated from the coding sequence ATGGATGAGAAGCGCCGAGACCGGCAAGACGACCTGCGAAACAAGGGTGCAGGGATACGCGTTCCCCTGCCGGGCGAGAGTTCCTCCTCCGGGAGTACACCTGGTCTCGATTCCCCGACCCTGATTGACATACCGGATCGCAAGATCTCAGACCTTCCTGGCCGCAGAATCTCCTCCGATGCACCTACCATGTTGGGCGTTCCCGCGACTCCCCGCCCGGCCTCCGGACCCTTCAATGTCTACGCGGGTGTGCCCATCCTGGAAGTCGGGACGGTCCTTGGCCAGCGCTATGAGATCCTCCACATTCTCGGAATTGGGGGAATGGGCGCGGTCTACCAGGCGAGAGACTTGGAGTTGAGCCGTATTGTGGCGGTCAAAGTGATCCGACCGGACCTCGCCGGAAATCAGTCCATCATCGACCGATTTAAACAGGAACTCATCCTCGCTACTCAGGTAACACACAAGAATGTTGTTCGTATCTACGATCTCGGCGAATCCGATGGAATGAAGTTCATCACCATGGAGTTTGTCGAGGGCCAGGATCTGCGCTCTCTGATTCAGGAAAGAACCAAGCTCTCTCCCGTTGAAGCAGTGGAGATCATGCAGCAGGTCTGTCGCGCCCTCGAAGCAGCGCACGCAGTGGGAGTCATCCACCGGGATTTGAAGCCGCAGAACATCATGCGGGATGTGAATGGGCGCGTGGTGGTCATGGATTTCGGTCTGGCCAGGACTTTGGGAAGCGATGGAATGACTCAATCCGGAGCGTTGGTCGGCACGATGGAGTACATGTCTCCGGAGCAAGCGCTGGCGAAGGAGCTCGATCAGCGCTCCGACATCTTTTCTCTCGGCGTCATTTTTTATGAACTATTGAGCGGCGCCATTCCTTTCCGGGCAGACAGCGCTCTGGCCAGCCTGATCAAGCGGACTCAAGAACGCGTGGTCCCCGTCTCCGAACTGGATGACACGATTCCAGCCCCTCTAAGCGCTATCGTGACCCGTTGTTTGGAACGCGATCTAGCCGAACGCTACCAGACCTCGGCCCAACTACTCGCGGATCTAGAAGCGTGGCAGGGCAGGCGCGCGATCAGCGAGGCGCCTCCGGCCCGCAAGGAGAATGCCAAGCAGGGGCTGGGGAAGAATGCGTGGTTGCTGATCGGTTCCGGAGTGGTGGCAATTCTCCTGGCCCTGGCGATAGGCGGCTATTTTGTCCTTCGTCCAGCCGCGAAGCCGGAGACATCAACGCGGGGCGCGGCGGTCAATCCGGCCTTTACCCTGGCCGTGCTGCCGCTGCATAACGCTTCCGGAGATCCAAAGCTCGATTGGCTGGGCCCCTATTTGGCTGACACGCTTAGCACGGACATTGGCCAATCCGAGCAACTCCACACCATCTCGAGCGGCCGTCTTCACCAGGTGATGTCTGATTTGCAGGTGCAGCCGGGGACAATCGTCGACGCCGACATGCTGCGGCACGTGGTGGATCTCACCGGGACGGATATAGCTGTTTCAGGACAGTATGTGCGATTAGGCGATCAGATCCAGATCGATGCAAGCGTTCGTGATTTCAAGCACACCCGGACTGTGGCAGTGAAAGCGACGGCTGCAAGCGACCGGGCCCTCCCGGCGGCAATCGATGCACTCGCCGACGAGGTTCGCAAGAGCCTCGCTTTTTCCTCAAGCGAAGTTAATAAGTTGCAGAACCAGGCATTCAAGCCCACCTCCCAATCGCTTGACGCTCTCCGCGACTTTAATCAGGGACTTGAACTGATGCGGGTCGGGCGGAATATTGAAGCGAGCTCCTCCTTCCAAAGCGCGGTGGAGGCGGATCCTCAGTTTGCGCTGGCCTACTCGGCACTCGGCCAGACGCGGGCGTCATTGGGCCACGAGGCGGACGCTCAACAATCCTCGCGGCGAGCGGTCGAGCTGGCAAGTTCGGAAAACCTGCCGCAATTAGAGTCATCGCTCATCGCGGCCGCCCACGCAACGATCCTCGACGACTCCAAGAAGGCAATCGGTATTTACGAAAGTCTCGCTCAATCGATGCCCAGCAACGTTGATGTGCAGTATGCGCTCGGCACGTTGTATTCCGACACCGGAGATTACCCGAAAGCGCGCGCGCAGTTCACGAAGATTCTTGAAGCCGATCCAAAGAACGTGATTGCTCTGTGGCAGTTGGGCATCGTCGAGGGACAGAGTGGCCAGCCGCAGGCCGCCCTGGATCCTCTGAGCAAGGCTGAATACCTGACCATTCAGACTGACAATAAAGAGCAGCACGCGATGATTCTGCTCTCGATGGGCATCACCTACCGGCTGCTGCAGAAGCGGGATGAAGCACTGCGGTATTTCGATGAAGCCATTGCCATCAGCGAGAAGATCGGACAGAAGCGCGCGGTTGCCGCGGGACTGGACGAAACTGCCCAGATGCAGCTTGATATGGGTAAGTCCGATGAGGCGCTCGCGAATTATAAGAAGGCGCTCGCGCTCTTCCAACAGATCGGCTCGAATAAAGAAGCTGGTGACGCTCTCATCGATATGGCGGGTGTTTATCAGGCCCGCGATCAGAATGACCAGGCGCTACAACTCTTCCGCCAAGCGCTCCAGGTAGAGCGCGATGCCGGCGACCAGAACAACGAAGCACTCTGCCTGAACGATATCGGCGATCTCCACCTGGCCAAGGGAGATACCGAAAGCGCCTTTACCTATTTCCAGCAGGCGCTCCAGCTGGGGGAGAAGATCGAGGTTCCGCAGCGCATAGCCGAGCCGCTTCAGGGGCTTGGCAGCGCTTATACGATGACCGGTCAATACGACCAGGCATTGTCCTCTCTCAAACGAGCGCTCGACATCTGGCGCAGCAACGGTAACGCTCTGGGCGTCGCTTCGACCCAGAGCCAGATGGGTTTGATCTTTGGATATCAGGCAAGATTCGGCGCCGCAGTCGATTCGATCCAGTCTGCTGTCAAAGGTTTTGAGGCTCTGGGAGACAAGAGTACTGATGCCGCCATGGCCCTGGTCAACCTTGCCGAGGCGCTCGGCCGAGCCGGAAGAGGCGATGAGGCAGGACCGCTGCTGGATCAGGCTGAGAGTTTGGCCAAGGAGTTGAAAAACGAGACTCTTCTGGCAAGTGTCCAAGGCACACAGGGGAAAACATCGCTCTATATCGTGGAGACTTTGCCGGAGCCAGCCCACAATTCGCCGCTGCTCTCAAATCCGCATCCAGAGGGAGCAGTCCGAACGGGATAG
- a CDS encoding sensor histidine kinase — MPDEQLVTTVKVNAREVYSDLRQIAIFSQLREEDAGCLGEVEVVHAPAGSVLYKEGEQVRGLSGLLRGEIRGFKKEDDGSRGLLLHFTAGESFGEVPLLTGRPATVTFSEVVLDTTLIRVDEEGFWRLMATCPVVRQAVVANMERRLQDYQAFALHREKLMSLGTLAAGLMHELNNPGTAARRAAAQLRENLVQLQQISLRFCESPLQGEQIDCMKSLQKRALTCEKQKAMSSLDQSDAEECLAEWLDAAGVQNSWKMAPTLTSVGITDRDLDCTQHAFRGADLSDALNWLASLVSSMQLVVAIEESITRVSELVTAVKKYSYNENTTQVHVIDVHDGLQSTITILAHKLRPKDLKVDKKFAANLPEIESRGAGLTQVWTNLIDNAVDASPDRGTIYVRTWAEDGFVCVGIADEGSGIPEEFQKHIFDPFFTTKPVGVGTGLGLDIARRIVVSSFGGEIGFNTTPGKTEFVVRIPTGKSTS, encoded by the coding sequence ATGCCCGATGAACAGCTAGTCACGACAGTGAAGGTAAACGCGCGAGAAGTCTATTCCGACTTGCGCCAGATAGCCATATTCTCGCAACTCCGTGAAGAGGATGCCGGATGCCTCGGTGAAGTCGAGGTGGTTCATGCACCCGCCGGGTCAGTGCTTTACAAAGAGGGCGAACAGGTGCGCGGTCTCTCCGGACTGCTGCGCGGTGAGATTCGCGGATTCAAGAAGGAGGACGACGGCTCGAGAGGACTCCTCCTGCACTTTACTGCCGGGGAGAGCTTTGGAGAGGTACCACTGCTCACCGGGCGTCCAGCTACCGTCACCTTTTCAGAAGTGGTGTTGGATACAACCCTGATTCGGGTGGATGAAGAGGGGTTTTGGCGACTGATGGCGACCTGCCCCGTCGTCCGCCAGGCGGTGGTGGCGAATATGGAGCGCCGCCTGCAGGATTATCAGGCGTTCGCGCTTCACCGTGAGAAGCTGATGTCGCTAGGGACCCTGGCGGCAGGCTTGATGCATGAGCTCAACAATCCCGGTACGGCAGCCCGGCGAGCGGCGGCCCAGCTGCGAGAAAATCTGGTACAGCTTCAGCAAATCAGCCTGCGGTTTTGTGAATCGCCCCTGCAAGGGGAACAGATCGATTGTATGAAGAGCCTTCAGAAACGCGCTCTCACCTGTGAAAAGCAGAAGGCGATGAGTTCCCTCGATCAATCGGACGCCGAGGAATGTCTAGCCGAATGGCTGGATGCGGCGGGAGTGCAGAACAGTTGGAAGATGGCTCCAACGCTCACCTCGGTTGGCATCACCGACCGGGATTTGGACTGCACTCAGCATGCCTTTCGTGGCGCTGATCTCTCGGACGCCCTGAATTGGCTTGCGTCTCTCGTTTCCAGCATGCAACTCGTGGTGGCCATCGAAGAAAGCATTACCCGGGTGTCAGAATTAGTTACCGCGGTTAAGAAATATTCCTATAACGAAAATACGACCCAGGTCCATGTGATCGATGTTCATGATGGCCTGCAGAGCACAATTACGATCCTGGCCCACAAACTGCGCCCGAAAGACCTGAAGGTCGATAAAAAATTCGCCGCTAATCTCCCGGAAATTGAAAGCCGTGGCGCCGGTTTAACCCAGGTGTGGACAAACCTGATTGATAACGCCGTGGACGCGAGCCCCGACAGAGGAACCATCTACGTTCGTACCTGGGCGGAGGATGGCTTCGTGTGTGTCGGTATTGCCGATGAGGGGTCGGGCATCCCCGAGGAATTTCAAAAGCATATCTTTGACCCATTTTTTACCACCAAGCCAGTGGGTGTCGGTACCGGGCTTGGGCTGGACATTGCAAGGCGGATCGTGGTGAGTTCCTTTGGCGGCGAAATTGGATTTAACACGACTCCCGGCAAAACCGAATTCGTGGTCCGCATTCCGACCGGCAAATCAACTTCCTAA
- the pruA gene encoding L-glutamate gamma-semialdehyde dehydrogenase, whose translation MATATIGTVILPRTPMGVFRNEPFTDFSHSDKQHAMKDALLKVGDLLGHEYPLIIGGERLHTPGKIESHNPARPAQIVGIHQKAGKDHAEAAIQAALTAFSAWKYVPAGTRSSLLLRAAEIIQHRKFEFCAWLVYEVGKNWAEADADVAETIDFLEFYAREALRLAAATTPIQYPGERDELLYIPLGVGAVIPPWNFPFAIMAGMTAAAIVTGNTVVLKPSSDSPTIAAKFVEVLEEAGMPPGVVNFCPGSGATFGNAIVEHPKTRFIAFTGSRDVGLDIHEKAAKTQPGQIWIKRTVLEMGGKDSIIVSGDCDLDAAVDGVIASAFGFSGQKCSACSRAIVDELVYDLFIERIRERVASLTIGDPTLNPNMGPVVNHAAMQSILSYIEIGKSEGRLIAGGQAIESPEGGYFVAPTVFADVAPTARLAQEEIFGPVLALIKAKGFEEALSIANNTEYGLTGAIYTHDRVELDRARLDFHVGNLYLNRKCTGAMVGAHPFGGFNMSGTDSKAGGPDYLLLFTQAKSVAERLSV comes from the coding sequence ATGGCTACCGCGACGATAGGCACCGTGATTCTTCCACGAACGCCGATGGGCGTTTTCCGCAACGAACCGTTCACCGATTTCTCCCACAGCGATAAGCAGCATGCGATGAAGGACGCGTTGCTCAAAGTCGGGGATCTGCTCGGCCATGAATATCCATTGATCATCGGCGGCGAACGCCTGCATACTCCAGGAAAAATCGAGTCGCACAACCCGGCTCGGCCAGCGCAAATCGTCGGCATTCATCAAAAGGCCGGCAAAGATCATGCCGAAGCCGCCATTCAAGCAGCACTGACGGCGTTTAGCGCGTGGAAATATGTACCCGCCGGAACCCGGAGTTCGCTGTTGCTACGAGCGGCAGAGATTATTCAGCACCGGAAGTTTGAGTTCTGCGCGTGGCTGGTTTACGAGGTCGGCAAAAACTGGGCCGAAGCCGATGCCGACGTTGCCGAGACCATTGATTTTCTGGAGTTCTACGCTCGCGAAGCACTTCGTCTGGCTGCCGCCACGACCCCCATCCAATATCCGGGCGAACGGGATGAGCTGCTTTATATTCCCCTCGGGGTTGGCGCAGTGATTCCGCCATGGAACTTCCCTTTCGCCATCATGGCGGGGATGACTGCTGCAGCAATCGTCACCGGCAACACCGTCGTGCTGAAGCCCTCGAGCGATTCTCCGACCATCGCGGCCAAATTCGTAGAAGTGCTCGAAGAGGCTGGGATGCCTCCCGGGGTGGTGAACTTCTGCCCCGGCTCCGGCGCGACCTTTGGCAATGCCATCGTGGAGCATCCTAAAACGCGTTTCATCGCGTTCACCGGATCCCGCGATGTCGGTCTAGACATCCATGAAAAAGCCGCCAAAACGCAGCCAGGCCAAATTTGGATCAAACGGACGGTGCTCGAAATGGGCGGCAAGGACTCGATCATCGTCAGCGGCGACTGTGATCTCGATGCAGCCGTTGATGGCGTGATCGCGTCGGCTTTCGGATTCAGCGGGCAGAAGTGTTCGGCTTGTTCGCGGGCGATCGTGGACGAGCTGGTCTACGATCTCTTCATCGAACGAATCAGGGAACGCGTCGCCTCACTGACCATCGGAGATCCTACTCTGAATCCGAACATGGGACCGGTCGTGAATCATGCGGCGATGCAAAGCATTCTCAGCTACATCGAAATTGGAAAGTCGGAGGGGCGCCTGATCGCCGGCGGCCAGGCCATCGAATCTCCCGAAGGCGGCTACTTCGTTGCACCCACCGTCTTTGCCGATGTCGCACCTACCGCGCGGCTTGCGCAGGAAGAGATCTTCGGACCCGTCCTGGCGCTGATCAAGGCAAAAGGCTTTGAAGAAGCGCTCTCAATTGCCAATAACACTGAATATGGCTTGACCGGCGCGATCTATACTCACGACCGAGTGGAACTTGACCGCGCCCGGCTCGACTTCCACGTAGGCAATCTCTACTTGAACCGCAAGTGTACCGGCGCAATGGTGGGGGCCCATCCGTTCGGCGGATTCAACATGTCCGGTACGGATTCGAAAGCTGGCGGTCCCGACTACCTGCTTCTCTTCACCCAGGCAAAATCGGTGGCCGAGAGACTTTCAGTGTAG